The Punica granatum isolate Tunisia-2019 chromosome 4, ASM765513v2, whole genome shotgun sequence sequence CTATATAGCAATTAGTATTTTACCCCTATTTATTATGATACAGTAaagtttatattatatatagatatattttacGCCATTGTTaaggattttaaaaaaaaaattacttccAACTAACTAATGTACccatttaattttcttcaaaTAGATGTAGTCTTGTCAAGCAATTCTTGAAAACATTAAAGTAAACCCTTTTGCAAGtataataaacaaaaatgaatttaaatGGCCAGAAAACTCCATTTTATATTAATCTAATgctttttatcatttttcttattcttccATTATCATACTCTAAAAATAATTCCGGAAATATTATCTCCTACTTTGTGTCACATATGTATTGAATTATAATAATCTTGATGtgggttatatatatatatatatatatatatattactgcATTGCAATATTATTGACTTTCTTCTAAATATTTCCACTCACAATCGAGTCCATACTATTTTAGCTAGTATTCTTCTTTATCAAATAACACAAAAAGTATTTCCTAATTTAAATCTATCTCAAAAAAGATCTGAATCATATAAAGTTATCAAAATAACATGAAAGGAGAGAAAcaagttaaaattataatgtGAATGGATGGAAGATTAAGATTGAGAACATAATTTATTaagtatataaattttctaagataCAACATTACTTGGAACAATAAACAGTCTGTAAAACTATTGACAAAGCATGGAGTCAAGaagaatttatattaaaataataacgTTAATACAAGCAAAACCAAATTTGATATAGCATGGTCAATAATGAGATGCTCACTtaccgaaattttttttaaaaaaaacagtgAAATGCAATTatgaagaaataataaaatatacacCTACcatatattagttattatctttttatcataaaaagattaaaaaataaaagggattAATACTTTTTAGTTTAATATTTGTAGAGCTAATTACTGAACATGATTTTCGACCCGAGCACTGCACAAgtattactatatatatatttacttctgGATGATAAACGTTAACATTAGATTTTATATacttatagaaattataattataaatattaaacatTACCAATGACTTAAAATAACTAAAACTTTTATCCATGTAAAGCGCTAGTTTTCGCCTTATcagtaattataattataaaattcgaGGTGCACGACATGGTTATTCCATGTAAGTCAAATCGTAAAACCCTCAGCTCCTCATTAATGAACCTTTTGTTTtcaattaaatgaattttgacCATATGTTATTTGTACTATATtcgatgaatttttttatattttttccgtATTATTAGTGTGTATTTATACATAATTATGAATCTTATTGAaaatcaaaaatatttttaataatttaaagagATTTCCTCAAGAtatgagatatttttttaaaattcaatgcattaaatatcttataaacagattatatgaaaattcattttatacataatctttttattagtttttaaatatttttcatgcTCCTTTGACTCATGGATATCTCTATACACATTACAAGTTGAATATATCTCTCCAGTAAGTATTTGCATTTTGTGGTTTTATAAGACTAGAGTAAGTATTTATTTGTTGtcataattcaatttttttaaattttactcgTAATTTATATTGCTTTATATACTCAGTGCATacaactttttatatatatttgtgacATATATGTTGATACATTCGATTACACAAATATTGATAACATATTATCGTGCAACCTACGGATAtcaactaatttttttataaaaaagaataataacaaATTTACTAGTTAATAACTAGTGAAAATTTTGGTCACAAAGTACTGTCACAGActgcaataaaataaaagccCACTTTGCTTTGTTTGGTTACATAATATAATCCAACCATACTTTACTCCGCTTTATTATTctctcaatttaacaatataatcattagtttttttccaatttaataataaattttctcatatatttttttcttaattatttttataacaaattttttaatactaaattctcacaattttcattacttttttttcatttttttatttttataataaattttctcacatatttttttaattattattataattaattttttaataataatttcttccaACTATCTTGTCCCAATCTCATGGAGTAGAGAAACCAAACGGCCACTAATTCGTCCAGAAGAGGGAGTAAATAAAGAGCCAGCCGGCTCTTACCGGTTCGCTCATTTGCAAAATCTGCTGAAAGCCAACCCGGTCCTATCGATCAAACCGACGGCCGGTTCGATTGGACACAAAGCGTACAAGTTTATTATGGAGGGAGGGAGAAAAACCCTAGACTCGCTTCAGAACTGACAAAGTCGGTGCCGTTCTATATCTATCGGCGGTCGGCAGCAGAGTCGGAGCGAAGAGAGGTCTCCGGTGAAGCAAAGGCAGCAGCAGAAGCAGAAGAAGTATCAATGGCGAAGTCATTGAGAtcgaagaaggagaagaggctGAGAGCCATTCGGAGGGAGCTCGTCGAGCCCTTCTACGACAAGAAGGAAGCCGCCAAGCTCACCGCCCTAGAAGCCGCCCTCGCCGCCCCCAAACTCCCCGTCCGACCTAATCCTAACGCCGGCTCCTCCTCCATGGACGTGACTGCTGCTTCTGCCGATGCAGCCTCTGATCCCACTAAGTGCTTTACCATGGGTAACCTCTCTCTACCAAACTCTTACTAGCCCTAATCATAACGGTTCTGGATTAATCGCCGTCTGCTTCTCTCGAGCAAATTCGCCTCGGTTCTTGAGCTGCGGCAATTTGTCCGAGTCCTAGGTCTCGTTGAGTGCTAATTTCGCGGACATGTGGTGAGAAACATGAAACCTGCGATTTTGCCAGTGAAGATCAGCTGATTATATTCAATGAATTTGATAAAGTTTTAGGATTGTGTAAAATCTTTCAAGTAGCAATTTTCAGGAACTGCCATGTCTTTCCAAGCAGCCATTTTAGATATTCGAAACTGTGAGGAAGATCATGAGCTGAAGAATAGCTTAGCTTTCTTTGGACTTCGGTTATGAGCTGTTGCTCcgcatttctttctttatcttCTGCCCTTCGGCAAAATTATGTGGTCTATGTCACTCTGGATGGATTTAGGCCAGTCTGTAGCGACTGCAACTGGGTTGTTATTGCTACTATGGACTGATTTCATGCCCTCCTTTGTCAACAAACAGTTGGATCTTTTCGATGTTATCTGTGTGGGAAAGATCATTCTCATTGTAGGCTCTAGGTGGATATCTTTTCCTATTAGGAAATGATGACACGGTGTTTTTTCCAGTCAAAACTGTGAGATCCATGATATCTTGTAACTCGTTATTATTGCCTCAGTTATCTCTAAACTTGTTTTCTGTTGGTTCAAGTTCAAATATGTATTCATTTTCCGGAAAGATACCAAATGAGTAAGTCAGATATCATCTTGCAAGTGCTGATGCTTTGCAGCTTGGGCTTGTATAAGCTGGAAAGGGATATCGATGTTTGTGTTTCATCTCCCAATAATGCTTTTCTGAGCTAGTTGTTGATTGAAGCTACATTGAGTTTTTTATTAATCATTTATGGTCATCTGATGGCAGATGGAGATGTAGAAATGGCTGATGGAACTGAAACCAAGAAACCCTTGAAGCCAATTGGGAGGAAGctgaagaaaaaattcaagatgGGTAAAGGCAAGCGTCGTGGTAAGGGCCTGCTCAGGAGTAAACGCAACATTTAACTTCAAATATCTTCCCATGGCTCGAGTATAATGTGGTTGAGCTGCAGAAAGTTTTGATTAGAATTCTTCATGTATTATCTTTTAACGGTAGGTGAGAATCTTTGATAAATACTATGTGCCAACAACTGTTATCTATGCAGAATGAGTTCTTTGCCTTATATCTTTTGgagttatatatatctattgaTAATTCTGTTCGTCTTGATCGTCATTTTGTTTATAAAATGTTGATTCTTAGGGGTGGGATGAGTGGATATTTCAAGTGATGAGGAATTGGAATTGTTTGCTGTATGATATAAGATAGTCATCACTCTGTTTATTTTATCCTGTCTTGGGCACCATCGACCTTGAGTCGCTGCTTGTTTAGCATTTCTTTATTAGGACATATCTTTGAAACTGGGGGAGACTTTCTTAGAGTCTGCGTTTTTCAATGTCATGCCGTCCGGGGAAAGCCTCTTGCAAAATGAACCGTGGATCAGAAACTAAAGTACTTGAAGAGCAGATCCTAAgcttaaagaaagaaaggtgGGTAAATGGTAGATATCACCACATTTTGCTCTTGGAGAAGTGGGTCGGAGAGCGTAAAGGTAAAGGCCAACAAATCTCATACATCAGAAACTTGCATAAAGCATAGGTTTGCATTGGTGCAGTAAACCAGGATACGATTGGATGATTGGATGTACAACAATGCGAAAGGAAAAGTTGGAAGAAAATCAGTGTTAAGAGTAACACCATGGAattttttatgcatactttGATGCTTTGTGATGGTGTTTAAAGCTCAACCTACTTGCCCTCATGCCAATGAAAAGAAAACTGTCGTCGAGCTATATGTTGATGGGTTGACGACCGAACGTGAGACATTGCGGTACAATGCCCATATAGAACAtcaactgaaaatgaaaagaagacctatgaggaaaagaaaatcattttttttctgaacttTTCTTTTGTGGCCGAGTGTCGAGGCATATACATAATAGAGGTGGATTGGGCACATATTCTTCCCTGACTTAAGTTATGTTCTTTCCTCCTGGAAAGATGGAAAGAATATATAACAGCACCTTGCAGAAAATTCCCCTCCATCTAATCTTTCCTCAAAACTTCTGATCACCTTATCCGATCGCATCATCTACCTGATAAGTTTCGGTATCGGAACTTGCTGCTCGGTTTTGTCGGGCAAATTATTCTTTCCCTTGCAAAGCAGAAAATGTACATACGCAAAGATGCTGACGGTACTGGAACCTAATGATGGTTTTTAATGCATGACGTTCATATGATGGTATAGTTATGATACTTGTGTAACTAGAAACATCATACAGTATTTCGTGATCGATTTATTGTAAGATTTCAGTTTGCAATATGCTCCTCTTCCATTCGAAACTTCTGCTGCCGAGCAATGAATTCCTCAATCGTCCTGCGAAACTCTTCGTTGCTCATGGCATCCTCACAAAATGCAGCTCTCTCTGATTTCTCACCAGGATCAAAACTTTTCATGCATTTCTCGGACTTCGATTGATGCAGTGCACGGGTTAGTTTCTGATCCTTCTTTTGACTGAATTTTTCGGATCGGATTTTCCTGTAAGTCTCGTTCCTTCTGTGAGCATCCGCTTCTTGATTTTGTCCTATTCGAGATTTCTCTGCGCATTCCTCGTAGAACCGATCCATCTTCATGGCAGAATCATGAGCCAAAAGTTTCCTCGGTTTTGCCAAAAGAATGACAACTATCATGTTCCCGAGCACAAACACAAAGATAGGACTCACGAGCACGACCTTCAATCCCCTGAAATACTCACCAGAGTTCTTAACAGTAGCTGTAACTTGAGTTGAAAGCCTCAAGATCAGTGCCAGAACGATGCAGAGCTCAATCACCCGGAAGAAACTTGCTATCTTGCTGATGTTGGACCTCTGAAATGCCCGAGCTTTCTCAACCTTGAAGGTGCTTATGTGGAATGAGTCCATTTATCGGAAGCACAGCGCACAAAATAACAAGAGAATGATAAACACGAAGCTTGAAAAAGAAGTCACCAAGAACGTTAGAAGAAGAACTCAAGGCTGAAGTTTCTCACTCAAACGCGGAGTCGTGTGCAATGAAATTTTGGGCACTGACCAGTTCTTTGATCTGAGAATGGAGAGCGAATACTACGATCGTCGTATGTGACGACGAGAAATTCTTATCTGGGCTCATGGGGAATCCAGGGGATGCAAATGACTCAGAATGAGAGTGTTGGGAACTTCCAAGGAGGGGATTGGAATATAGACAGAGAAAACAGAGTGTTCTGTTTTGACCCAATAAAGGCAACAAGTCTATTTTGTTTtccgatctctctctctcggcttctttTGAAGGTAATGATTCCTGCAGATTTCATGCGTTTGCTATTTATAGATTTTGGCAGCATAAATTCTTTCCTCATCCCTTCTCATATTTACACCAGTATTTGCTCTCAAGGGGTTGGAACCAAATGCCATCCGCCTCGGTCTTAAATTCGGATTATGCCGTCTGTGTGGTATCCTAAGCGAGCACTTGTCGGTTGATATGAAAGCATAAGATGCGCATAAGAAATGAGCGCATCGTAATCGTCAAAGTGAAAATGATACTCGAGGCCTGAGGAGAGTAGAAAGAAGAGTTAGTTTAGCAGTAATAGGTAATAGGATTATCATCATAAACTCAACGTACTAGAAGGTACCTGGTTCATTTAGAAAAGTGAGCGAAATGATGACACGCGACCGAGCTTGTCCGCCCGATCCAATCTACCTCGGAATGTCTCTTTTTGTCCTCTTTCTATCTTTCTTTTGGTTGGGAATATTTATCTCCAAGAATTCTCGACTCTTACCCTTTAGATATTCATATGCTTACACCATCTGTATCTATTCCCACGAAGTGAACACGCTAGAATCAAGGAGTTCCATCTCGTTCATTCCCCACTATTCAGCATATGGTCTCATGGGCTTTTATGGTCGGGCCTGTATTTGTGTCCAAATTCGGCCCATAAGAACTGAACTGGGCCCATTGTGATGACTGCTTTGCTTTGTACGGTGGAACGAAACGGCGCCGTTTTCCTCAAGGGATGGATGTACATCAAAAACCCTAACTCTGACATCGTCGTCTTGCCACTCTCTCTGCCTTTGCTGTGAGCTCTTGCTCTCTCTCGTCCAGCCTCCGCCGCCGCTGCTTCGGCTTCCCGGGATCAGATTCAATGGTGCGTCCGCTCATTCTATGCTGCTTTCAGCTCAAATCTCTACCCTGAATCCAACTGGTTTTGAATCATCAACAACCGCGAACAATCTCTTATCTCTCTGTCTGCGATTTTGGGAGTTTCGTGTTCTTCTAAGCAGGATGTGATGTGTTGTGGTGATTGCAGGCACCTAAGAAGGACAAGGCCCCTCCTCCTTCCTCCAAGCCCGCCAAATCCGGCGGTGgcaagcagaagaagaaggtcCGTATCTCTCTCTGTCAAAATCTGTGGTTGATGTTGACGATGATGCTGCTTTGTGGGCGAAATATTCATTTTTGTTCACTGCCTGTTGAACATATCCATTTTTGTATCATGGGTTTGAGCTCTACATTGACGCATTTTAATGTTTCATTTCATTCTCTGGTGCTGAGAGATTTGCGGCACTGAGAAATCAAATTATTGGATAAATATACCTGAAGGGCGTGTTGCAAATTTCTCTACTTCATAACCTGATCTCCattaagaaaaacaaacaTCCATGCGTTGCACATAGTTTCCTGGCTGTTCCAAGTTTAGAGAAATGGGATTTTGGTGCATATTATAACATTCAAGGAGTTTACTAGCGACCCTGACATTGCCTTTATATTAAACTTCAATATTTGTATGTATGAAGAATCGTCCCTTTTGTTGCTTGTACTAATGTTGCGAGAAGTGTCTTTGTCGTCTAATGTTCAAGTGGTTATTCTCTGTTTTTCAGCTTATATTATGTTGTATTTATTTACTAGCTACATTAGGTAGTGAATGTATTTAGTTTTTGTTGATGGTGAGCAGAAGTGGAGCAAGGGAAAACAAAAGGAGAAGGTGAACAACATGGTGCTGTTTGACCAGGCAACCTATGACAAGCTTCTTTCTGAGGCACCCAAATACAAGCTCATCACCCCTTCCATCCTCTCTGATCGTTTGAGGGTACTCTTCTTGTTTCTTCCGACTATCCTAAATGAACATAGGGAATGATCGTGGTTTGATTGATTAACTCTCTTTCGAGGAACTGACACAAAGATGCATTCTTTTCCAACTTTATTGCATGTGCAGTTGCTCTTGCACCCTTAATCTGTAGCCACCCTGTTATGCAAAATGTATTATTAATCACTCTGAATCTGGTTGAGATTTTATTCATACAGTCATGCTTACCATTTTCTTTGAATTAGGCATTATACAAGTATGAGATTTTCTAGTTTAGTGGTGTTGGATTTATGGATGCATGAGACGTTCTTAGATTAGATGGGAGTGCTTAAGTTGCAATTTCCCTCACTGGCATCAGTATtgtaattttctctatttttgaGTCGCTTGGTACAAATTGTGCAGATTAACGGATCGCTTGCTAGGAAGGCAATAAGGGAACTGATGGCTAGAGGTTTGATCAGGATGGTTTCTGCCCATGCCAGCCAGCAAATCTACACCAGGGCTACCAACACTTAAAGCTGCTACTTTTTGTTCTTGTTCTTTCGACCAATCTTTTAGTTTACTTATTCAGCATCTACAGCTGGTACTGTGATCGCTAGGAATTTTGAGACGATGAAGTTGGTGTTGTACTTCTGTTTTCGTAGTTCATTCTCCTCCAAGAATTGATTATGGTTTAATGGATATTGATCTTCTACATTACCAAATCCCTTCGGGTCGTGAATCGAGATTGTCTTATCTTGCCTTACTCTCTACAGTCAAAGGTACTTGGTCTTCCGACAGCATCGGTTCAGTTACCAAATAACTCGGGAACAAGCTTAGAGAGATCTTTTTACCTTATTTAATACCTTTTGTGATGAAGACATTCTAACAATTGGGTCGAAATTATGTTATCAGCTTACTGCTCATGTCTGTCTTAATGAACAAGTTCTTATTACACATTCCTCTTACTAATAATAAACTTGGAACCAACATTTTTTAGAATCTTATTGATGTTTGAGATTGAACTTGAGAAACACAGTAATGCTGCCTGTATTACAAGGATGAGCTATAGTCCTGAGGCTCAGaatttgaatatatttttGCGTTGCATGCCTCCTCCGGAGTCGATTGAAGGCAATAGTATTGACATATAATCAGTATTATTGGCATATAATCAAAACCAACACAGCTTACATTGATACATTTGCCATGAACAGCCGAAGGATGTTTTAATCTCGACATAGTAAACCGACCATACCAAAAACATAACCTCTTAGATGCATATAAACATCAAAAATACAATCAATTCAACCCTAAAATAATAGCTACAGAATAAAACTTCCGGAAGAAGTCTATCCAACAGATTCACCATCTCTTTGGTACCCCGGAAATTCAATTCGACCCTCTTACCACCCATTTATAATGAACTCACTGCATTTCCCAAAGCATCAACCAAAACCCTCATCAGTCAATCCGATTCAGAACTCGGAATGGGAATCAGCATCCCCTGGTATTCCAGACCACAAAAGACCCGCTTTTCTTAAACTCGCAGGGGCGGAACCCATGCATTGCCTTGCCCATCAGAGCCATGGCTGCAAGGCTTGGGAACTGCTTCTTCCGAATCTCATCAAGGGAGGCCTTTAGGCTTTGGGGCTCACAAAACACAAAGGCCGCCTCTTCTCCCTCATGCTTCTTGGTCTTCTGAACCCGGCACCATCTCCTTATCCACGTATTCGAAAGCAGCTCACTTCGACTCTTTTCCAAGGACTGACTCGTTGAGCAGGACCCACAACCTTTCATTACCGAATGGTCGTTCCGGTCGGACAGGATGGGTTTCTTCTTATAGGATTTTTCACTGGTCAACGGCTCTGAGCTAGTCATGCGCCGCTTCATGGTTTTCCCCAAGAAAGGGTTGAACTTCTCAGGGGAAGAAGTCCCCTCTTCCATCTTCAAGATCTTAGTGCCACGGGCAAATAAGGTCTCCGAATTGCTGAGCTTGAGTCGTTTCACCCATCTGATCCCTGGGTCAGACGCACTCTCAGTTGATTTCGACTGATTCATGTGCCCATCAGCAGTAGGGAGAAGGTGCGCTGCATCCAAGCTCTGGGTCTTCGACATGCTCGGTTC is a genomic window containing:
- the LOC116206212 gene encoding 40S ribosomal protein S25-2; translated protein: MAPKKDKAPPPSSKPAKSGGGKQKKKKWSKGKQKEKVNNMVLFDQATYDKLLSEAPKYKLITPSILSDRLRINGSLARKAIRELMARGLIRMVSAHASQQIYTRATNT
- the LOC116206211 gene encoding uncharacterized protein LOC116206211; the protein is MAKSLRSKKEKRLRAIRRELVEPFYDKKEAAKLTALEAALAAPKLPVRPNPNAGSSSMDVTAASADAASDPTKCFTMDGDVEMADGTETKKPLKPIGRKLKKKFKMGKGKRRGKGLLRSKRNI
- the LOC116206210 gene encoding uncharacterized protein LOC116206210; translation: MSPDKNFSSSHTTIVVFALHSQIKELVSAQNFIAHDSAFDTFKVEKARAFQRSNISKIASFFRVIELCIVLALILRLSTQVTATVKNSGEYFRGLKVVLVSPIFVFVLGNMIVVILLAKPRKLLAHDSAMKMDRFYEECAEKSRIGQNQEADAHRRNETYRKIRSEKFSQKKDQKLTRALHQSKSEKCMKSFDPGEKSERAAFCEDAMSNEEFRRTIEEFIARQQKFRMEEEHIAN